In candidate division TA06 bacterium, the sequence TGGAAGAAAAATTCGGCGTCAAGGCCGCCGTCCCAGCGGCCGTAGCCGCAGGCGGCGGAGCCGCCGCCGCCCCGGCCGAAGAGAAGACCTCTTTTGACGTGGTGCTGGTCTCCGGCGGAGATAAGAAGATCCAGGTGATCAAGGAAGTGCGGGGAATCACCAACCTGGGACTCAAGGAAGCCAAGGACCTGGTGGAAAGCGCTCCCAAGCCGGTCAAAGAGGGCGTATCCAAGGACGAGGCCCAGAAGATCAAGACCACTCTGGAAGCGGCCGGCGCCGTGGTGGAGCTCAAGTAAGAATACCCGCCGGTCAAGGGCGCAAAATAAAAACATAGACCGCTTTTCTGCGGCAGCGGTTGCCGCGGAGAAGAAAAAGATTTCCTTAAGGCGTTTGAGGGGGCCGGCTGCGGCTGCGGTGCCGCGGAATTTTTTAAAGGCCCGTCAAACGTCGCTTTTTTGGTGGCCTTAACATTGCCCGGAACGAAGACAATTGCCACGGCCACCTGTCGTTTTCTGCCCGGGCAATGGAGCGGTCCCATCCCTCAAGCCCGGCCCCCTTTGATCGGTCCCGATATCAGACACCCCTTTAAAAAGAGGAGGTTATTTTGAAGCCCGTAAAAAGAAAAGATTATTCCAAAATCAAGTCGGGAATCCAGCTTCCCAACATGCTGGACATGCAGCTCAATTCCTACAAGGATTTTTTGCAGG encodes:
- the rplL gene encoding 50S ribosomal protein L7/L12, whose amino-acid sequence is MSDKKQVVLEAIEQMTVLELAGLVKSLEEKFGVKAAVPAAVAAGGGAAAAPAEEKTSFDVVLVSGGDKKIQVIKEVRGITNLGLKEAKDLVESAPKPVKEGVSKDEAQKIKTTLEAAGAVVELK